The candidate division WOR-1 bacterium RIFOXYB2_FULL_36_35 genome includes a region encoding these proteins:
- a CDS encoding ATP phosphoribosyltransferase: protein MPLLKLGIPKGSLQETTIYLFKKAGFTIKLSSRSYYPQIDDPEIECMLIRAQEMPRYVEEGILDAGITGIDWVMESGKKVTKVADLIYAKHGLRKVRWVLAVPNDSKIKGLKDLQGKRIATELVSFVKKYLAKNKVKAIVEYSWGATEAKPPELADAIVELTETGSSLKANNLKIIETLLESNTVVISNKETLKDPSKKQKLDNLLMLLQGALNAETKVGIKLNVPAHKLKTILSLLPALQTPTISSLSDKNWVDVDTIIEESIVRELIPKLKRAGASGIVEYPLNKVIY, encoded by the coding sequence ATGCCATTATTAAAGCTTGGTATTCCAAAAGGTTCTCTGCAAGAGACAACAATCTATTTATTTAAAAAAGCCGGGTTCACAATTAAGCTGAGTTCTCGCTCTTATTATCCTCAAATTGATGACCCTGAAATAGAATGTATGCTTATCCGCGCCCAGGAGATGCCGAGATATGTTGAAGAGGGAATTTTAGATGCGGGAATTACTGGAATCGACTGGGTTATGGAGTCTGGGAAAAAAGTAACAAAAGTAGCCGATTTAATTTATGCGAAACACGGGCTTCGAAAAGTAAGATGGGTACTGGCAGTTCCCAATGATTCAAAAATAAAGGGACTAAAAGATCTTCAGGGAAAAAGAATCGCGACTGAACTTGTTAGTTTTGTAAAAAAATATCTTGCAAAAAACAAAGTCAAAGCGATCGTAGAATATTCATGGGGAGCAACCGAAGCAAAACCGCCGGAACTCGCAGATGCGATAGTTGAACTTACAGAAACAGGATCCTCTCTTAAGGCAAACAATTTAAAAATAATAGAAACCCTTCTTGAATCAAACACTGTTGTCATAAGCAATAAAGAAACACTAAAAGACCCCTCAAAAAAACAAAAACTTGATAATCTGCTTATGCTTCTTCAGGGGGCTCTTAACGCGGAAACAAAAGTCGGGATAAAACTAAATGTTCCCGCACACAAACTAAAAACAATACTATCCCTTCTGCCGGCGCTTCAAACACCAACAATTTCAAGCTTGTCAGACAAAAACTGGGTTGATGTAGATACAATAATAGAAGAAAGCATCGTAAGAGAGCTTATTCCAAAACTTAAAAGAGCAGGAGCTTCAGGGATTGTTGAATATCCTTTAAATAAAGTTATATATTAA